A region from the Variovorax paradoxus genome encodes:
- the argA gene encoding amino-acid N-acetyltransferase translates to MSTVFNFTFVPWFRSVAPYIHTHRGKTFVVALAGEAIAAGKLQNIAQDLALIQSMGVKIVLVHGFRPQVNEQLAAKGHEARYSHGIRITDEVALDSAQEAAGQLRYEIEAAFSQGLPNTPMAGSTVRVISGNFITARPVGVVDGVDFKHSGLVRKVDAVGIRRTLDFGAMVLISPFGFSPTGEAFNLTMEEVATSVAISIQADKLIFLTEIPGIRIDSELPESEDNPIDTELPLAAAEKLLASLPPPQKPTDTAFYLQHCVKACKGGVERNHILPFALDGSLLLEVYVHDGVGTMVIDEKLESLREATVDDIGGILQLIEPFERDGTLVKRDRTEIERDVGHYTVIEHDGVIFGCAALYPYPEAKTAEMAALTVSPQSQAQGDGERILKRIEHRAKAMGLESIFVLTTRTMHWFLKRGFQQVNPDWLPEARKRKYNWDRKSQVLVKKI, encoded by the coding sequence ATGTCCACCGTTTTCAACTTCACCTTCGTGCCCTGGTTCCGCTCGGTCGCGCCCTACATCCACACGCACCGCGGCAAGACTTTCGTGGTCGCGCTGGCAGGCGAGGCGATCGCGGCGGGCAAGCTGCAGAACATTGCGCAGGACCTGGCACTGATCCAGAGCATGGGCGTCAAGATCGTGCTGGTGCACGGCTTCCGCCCGCAGGTCAACGAGCAGCTCGCGGCCAAGGGGCACGAGGCGCGCTATTCGCACGGCATCCGCATCACCGACGAGGTGGCGCTCGACTCGGCGCAGGAAGCCGCCGGCCAGCTGCGCTACGAAATCGAGGCCGCTTTCAGCCAGGGGCTGCCGAACACGCCGATGGCCGGATCGACGGTGCGCGTGATCTCGGGCAACTTCATCACCGCGCGCCCCGTGGGCGTGGTCGACGGCGTGGACTTCAAACATTCGGGCCTGGTGCGCAAGGTCGACGCCGTGGGCATCCGCCGCACGCTCGACTTCGGCGCCATGGTGCTGATCTCGCCCTTCGGCTTCTCGCCCACCGGCGAGGCCTTCAACCTGACGATGGAAGAAGTCGCCACCAGCGTGGCCATCTCCATCCAGGCCGACAAGCTGATCTTCCTGACCGAAATCCCGGGCATCCGCATCGACAGCGAACTGCCCGAGAGCGAAGACAACCCCATCGATACCGAGCTGCCGCTCGCCGCGGCCGAGAAGCTGCTGGCGTCGCTGCCGCCGCCGCAGAAGCCCACCGACACCGCCTTCTACCTGCAGCACTGCGTGAAGGCCTGCAAGGGCGGCGTGGAGCGCAACCACATCCTGCCCTTTGCGCTGGACGGCTCGCTGCTGCTCGAGGTGTATGTGCACGACGGCGTCGGCACCATGGTGATCGACGAGAAGCTCGAAAGCCTGCGCGAAGCCACGGTCGACGACATCGGCGGCATCCTGCAGCTGATCGAGCCCTTCGAGCGCGACGGCACGCTGGTCAAGCGCGACCGCACCGAGATTGAGCGCGACGTGGGCCACTACACCGTCATCGAGCACGACGGCGTGATCTTCGGCTGCGCGGCGCTCTACCCCTACCCCGAGGCAAAGACCGCCGAGATGGCTGCGCTGACCGTCTCGCCCCAGTCGCAGGCGCAGGGCGACGGCGAGCGCATCCTCAAGCGCATCGAGCACCGCGCCAAGGCCATGGGGCTGGAAAGCATCTTCGTGCTCACCACGCGCACCATGCACTGGTTCCTGAAGCGCGGCTTCCAGCAGGTCAACCCCGACTGGCTGCCCGAAGCCCGCAAGCGCAAGTACAACTGGGACCGCAAGAGCCAGGTGCTGGTCAAGAAAATCTGA
- the dapC gene encoding succinyldiaminopimelate transaminase: MNPLLSRLQPYPFERLKQLFAGVTPNPEFPAISLGIGEPKHATPGFIKDALSASLGALAAYPATAGDLTLRTAFTDWLKTRYSLALDPATQVLPVNGSREALFSLAQTVVDPTASPQPVVMSPNPFYQIYEGAALLSGAEPYYVASVPARNFAVAWDSVPEAVWARTQLVFVCSPGNPTGAVMSLDEWKRLFDLSDRHGFVIAADECYSEIYFRDEPPLSGLEASVKLGRPDFRNLIALTSLSKRSNVPGLRSGFVAGDAAIIKKFLLYRTYHGSAMSGAVAAASIAAWGDESHVVDNRAQYRAKFAAVTPLLEPVLDVRLPDASFYLWAGIPQVWAGDDEAFARALYAQYNVTVLPGSYLARDTAHGANPANPGRGRIRMALVAETAECVEAAERIVRFVRSGPQG, encoded by the coding sequence ATGAATCCCCTGCTTTCGCGGTTGCAACCCTATCCCTTCGAGCGGCTGAAGCAACTGTTCGCGGGCGTCACGCCCAACCCCGAGTTCCCGGCCATCAGCCTGGGCATCGGCGAACCCAAGCACGCCACGCCGGGCTTCATCAAGGACGCCCTGAGCGCCAGCCTCGGCGCGCTGGCCGCCTACCCCGCGACCGCCGGGGACCTGACCCTGCGCACCGCCTTCACGGACTGGCTGAAAACCCGCTACAGCCTGGCCCTCGACCCGGCCACGCAGGTGCTGCCTGTCAATGGTTCGCGGGAAGCCCTGTTCTCGCTGGCGCAGACCGTGGTCGACCCCACCGCCTCGCCGCAGCCGGTGGTGATGTCGCCCAATCCGTTCTATCAGATCTACGAGGGCGCGGCCCTGCTCTCGGGCGCCGAGCCGTACTACGTGGCCAGCGTACCCGCGCGCAATTTCGCGGTTGCCTGGGACAGCGTGCCCGAGGCCGTCTGGGCCCGCACGCAGTTGGTGTTCGTCTGCTCGCCGGGCAACCCGACGGGTGCGGTGATGTCGCTGGACGAATGGAAAAGGCTCTTCGATCTGTCGGACCGCCACGGCTTCGTGATTGCCGCCGACGAGTGCTACAGCGAGATCTACTTCCGCGACGAGCCCCCGCTCAGCGGGCTCGAGGCCTCGGTGAAGCTCGGGCGGCCCGACTTCCGGAACCTGATTGCGCTGACCTCGCTGTCCAAGCGCAGCAACGTGCCCGGCCTGCGCAGCGGCTTCGTGGCGGGCGACGCGGCCATCATCAAGAAGTTCCTGCTCTATCGCACCTACCACGGCAGCGCCATGAGCGGCGCCGTGGCCGCGGCCAGCATCGCGGCCTGGGGCGACGAGTCCCACGTGGTGGACAACCGCGCCCAGTACCGCGCCAAGTTCGCGGCCGTCACGCCGCTGCTCGAACCCGTGCTCGACGTGCGCTTGCCCGATGCCAGCTTCTACCTCTGGGCCGGCATTCCTCAAGTGTGGGCTGGCGACGACGAAGCCTTCGCCCGCGCGCTCTACGCTCAATACAATGTGACGGTTCTGCCGGGGAGCTATCTGGCGCGCGACACGGCTCACGGCGCCAACCCCGCGAACCCAGGTAGAGGCCGCATCCGCATGGCCCTGGTGGCCGAAACGGCCGAATGCGTGGAAGCCGCCGAGCGCATCGTGCGCTTCGTGCGATCCGGCCCGCAAGGCTGA
- a CDS encoding LysE family translocator yields MTLATALLFTLVAFTAIATPGPTVLLALSNGSRHGVRRALPGMLGAVLSDFVLVGAVALGLGALLAASEFWFSMLKWVGAAYLAWLGLRMLRSKGGFKLPNADAAASVTAGESRRIFLKSFLVAVTNPKGYIFCSALLPQFIDPAAAQAPQYLIIALIFAGLDTLVMLGYAFVGARAIRVLTVSATRWIDRACGGMLLALAGSLAFYRRSAA; encoded by the coding sequence ATGACGCTCGCCACCGCCCTGTTGTTCACTCTCGTCGCCTTCACCGCCATCGCCACGCCCGGCCCCACGGTGCTGCTGGCGCTGAGCAACGGCTCCCGCCACGGCGTGCGCCGGGCGCTGCCGGGCATGCTCGGCGCGGTGCTGTCGGACTTCGTGCTGGTCGGCGCCGTGGCGCTCGGGCTCGGTGCGCTGCTCGCGGCGTCGGAGTTCTGGTTCTCGATGCTCAAGTGGGTGGGCGCCGCCTACCTGGCCTGGCTCGGGCTGCGCATGCTGCGCTCCAAGGGCGGCTTCAAGTTGCCGAACGCGGATGCCGCCGCCTCGGTCACGGCGGGAGAAAGTCGCCGCATCTTCCTCAAGTCCTTCCTGGTGGCGGTGACCAACCCCAAGGGCTACATATTCTGCTCGGCGCTCCTGCCGCAGTTCATCGATCCGGCGGCTGCGCAGGCGCCGCAGTACCTGATCATTGCCTTGATCTTCGCGGGTCTCGACACGCTGGTGATGCTGGGCTACGCGTTCGTCGGCGCCCGCGCGATCCGGGTGCTGACCGTATCGGCCACGCGCTGGATCGATCGCGCCTGCGGCGGCATGCTGCTGGCGCTGGCGGGCTCGCTCGCCTTCTATCGGCGCAGCGCGGCCTGA